In Actinoplanes sp. NBC_00393, a single genomic region encodes these proteins:
- a CDS encoding DEAD/DEAH box helicase: protein MTSPAERYAESKRRAARVAQFPALEDFMLDVGFDLDDFQREACQVVERGSGVLVCAPTGAGKTVVGEFAVHLALRSGERKCFYTTPIKALSNQKYHDLVERYGADKVGLLTGDNAINGDAPVVVMTTEVLRNMLYSGSDQLRGLAYVVMDEVHYLADRFRGAVWEEVIIHLPASVTLVSLSATVSNYEEFADWLVTVRGETEVVVSEHRPVPLWQHMLVGKRMFDLFHDADAAKKHDVHPELLRYTREMERRLEFTDRAIGRGGGGRGRRWTPPPRAEVVDRLERAGLLPAILFIFSRAGCDAAVQQCLAAGLRLTGPDERAEIRRIVSAKVATIPSEDLSVLGYWEWLDGLERGVAAHHAGMLPAFKEAVEECFVQGLVKAVFATETLALGINMPARCVVLERLVKYNGEAHVDLTPGEYTQLTGRAGRRGIDVEGHAVVLWSPDVDPRHVAGLASTRTYPLRSSFRPSYNMAVNLVGSVGAEKSRELLESSFAQFQADRSVVGLARQVQRNVETMQTYGEDAACHHGDFDEYFGIRVAIADREKSLARQGVAQRRSAAVDSLEKLRVGDVIRVPQGRRAGLAVVIEPSAHGFGEPRPLVLTQDRWAGRVGPGEFSSEVEVLARVRVPKNFNHRSPGARRDLAAQVSATGLDRHPDRRRSRGRVAPGEDAQVALLKVQLRQHPCHACPDREEHARWAERRHRLQRDTDALRDKVAGRTGSLARTFDQVCAVLSARGYLSSDGEVTEAGRMLGRIWSEADLLVAECLRQGVWDGLAPEELAAAVSMVLYESRREGDDRASVPKGAITAAVDSCAKLWGEIAADESQHGLSLTREPDPGFVWPMYRWARGEPLARVLASGNQYDAEMPAGDFVRWARQVLDLLGQIREASAASPSVKETARKAVKAVNRGVLALQGGV from the coding sequence ATGACGAGTCCCGCCGAAAGGTATGCGGAATCCAAGCGGCGGGCGGCGCGGGTCGCGCAATTCCCGGCGCTCGAGGATTTCATGCTCGACGTCGGCTTCGACCTCGACGACTTCCAGCGCGAGGCCTGCCAGGTCGTGGAGCGGGGCAGTGGCGTGCTGGTCTGCGCGCCGACCGGCGCCGGCAAGACCGTGGTCGGCGAGTTCGCGGTGCACCTGGCGCTGCGCTCGGGCGAGCGCAAGTGCTTCTACACCACCCCGATCAAGGCGCTCTCCAACCAGAAGTATCACGACCTGGTGGAGCGCTACGGCGCCGACAAGGTCGGCCTGCTCACCGGCGACAACGCGATCAACGGCGATGCCCCGGTGGTGGTGATGACCACCGAGGTGCTGCGCAACATGCTCTACTCCGGCTCCGACCAGTTGCGCGGCCTGGCCTACGTGGTGATGGACGAGGTGCACTACCTCGCCGACCGGTTCCGCGGCGCGGTCTGGGAAGAGGTGATCATCCACCTGCCGGCGTCGGTGACCCTGGTGTCGCTGTCGGCCACCGTGAGCAACTACGAGGAGTTCGCCGACTGGCTGGTCACCGTCCGCGGTGAGACCGAGGTGGTGGTCAGCGAGCACCGGCCCGTGCCGCTCTGGCAGCACATGCTCGTCGGCAAGCGGATGTTCGACCTGTTCCACGACGCCGACGCGGCCAAGAAACACGACGTGCACCCCGAGCTGCTGCGCTACACGCGGGAGATGGAGCGCCGGCTCGAGTTCACCGACCGGGCCATCGGCCGCGGCGGCGGTGGGCGCGGCCGCCGGTGGACGCCACCACCCCGGGCCGAGGTGGTGGACCGGCTCGAGCGGGCCGGGCTGCTGCCGGCCATCCTGTTCATCTTCAGCCGGGCCGGCTGCGACGCCGCCGTGCAGCAGTGCCTGGCCGCCGGGCTGCGCCTGACCGGTCCCGACGAGCGCGCCGAGATCCGCCGCATCGTGTCGGCCAAGGTGGCGACGATCCCGTCCGAGGACCTGTCGGTGCTGGGCTACTGGGAGTGGCTCGACGGGCTGGAGCGCGGGGTCGCCGCGCACCACGCCGGCATGCTGCCCGCCTTCAAGGAGGCGGTCGAGGAGTGTTTCGTGCAGGGGCTGGTCAAGGCGGTCTTCGCCACCGAGACCCTGGCGCTGGGCATCAACATGCCGGCCCGCTGCGTGGTCCTCGAGCGGCTGGTCAAATACAACGGCGAGGCGCACGTCGACCTCACCCCGGGGGAGTACACGCAGCTCACCGGCCGGGCCGGGCGCCGCGGCATCGACGTCGAGGGACACGCCGTGGTGCTCTGGAGCCCCGACGTGGACCCACGGCACGTGGCCGGGCTGGCCAGCACGCGCACCTACCCGTTGCGCTCCTCGTTCCGGCCGTCCTACAACATGGCGGTCAACCTGGTCGGCAGCGTCGGCGCGGAGAAATCCCGCGAGCTGCTCGAGTCGTCGTTCGCCCAGTTCCAGGCGGACCGGTCGGTGGTCGGGCTGGCCCGGCAGGTGCAGCGCAACGTCGAAACCATGCAGACGTACGGGGAGGACGCCGCCTGCCACCACGGCGACTTCGATGAGTATTTCGGGATCCGCGTGGCCATCGCCGACCGGGAGAAGTCGCTGGCCCGGCAGGGCGTGGCGCAGCGCCGCTCGGCCGCCGTCGACTCCCTGGAGAAACTGCGCGTCGGTGACGTGATCCGGGTGCCGCAGGGCCGCCGGGCCGGGCTGGCCGTGGTCATCGAGCCGTCCGCCCACGGGTTCGGCGAGCCCCGGCCGCTCGTCCTCACCCAGGACCGCTGGGCCGGGCGGGTCGGCCCCGGCGAGTTCAGCAGCGAGGTCGAGGTGCTGGCCCGCGTGCGCGTCCCGAAGAACTTCAACCACCGCTCGCCGGGCGCCCGCCGCGACCTGGCCGCCCAGGTCAGCGCGACCGGGCTGGACCGCCACCCCGACCGGCGGCGCAGCCGTGGCCGGGTCGCGCCGGGGGAGGACGCCCAGGTCGCGCTGCTCAAGGTGCAGCTGCGGCAGCACCCCTGCCACGCCTGCCCGGACCGGGAGGAGCACGCCCGCTGGGCCGAGCGGCGGCACCGGCTGCAGCGCGACACCGATGCCCTGCGCGACAAGGTGGCCGGGCGGACCGGGTCGCTGGCGCGGACCTTCGACCAGGTCTGCGCGGTGCTGAGCGCCCGCGGCTATCTCTCCTCCGACGGCGAGGTCACCGAGGCCGGCCGGATGCTCGGCCGGATCTGGTCCGAGGCGGATCTGCTGGTCGCCGAGTGCCTGCGGCAGGGCGTCTGGGACGGTTTGGCGCCCGAGGAGCTGGCCGCCGCGGTGTCCATGGTGCTGTATGAGTCGCGCCGCGAGGGTGACGACCGCGCCTCGGTGCCGAAGGGCGCGATCACCGCAGCGGTGGACTCCTGCGCCAAGCTCTGGGGCGAGATCGCAGCCGACGAGAGCCAGCACGGGTTGTCGCTGACCCGCGAGCCGGACCCGGGCTTCGTCTGGCCGATGTACCGGTGGGCACGCGGGGAACCGCTTGCCCGGGTGCTGGCCAGCGGCAATCAGTATGACGCTGAGATGCCGGCGGGTGACTTCGTGCGGTGGGCCCGGCAGGTCCTCGACCTGCTCGGGCAGATCCGGGAGGCTTCGGCGGCTTCACCCAGTGTCAAGGAGACCGCTCGCAAGGCGGTCAAGGCTGTCAACCGGGGGGTGCTGGCACTGCAGGGTGGCGTGTGA
- a CDS encoding ATP-binding protein → MAAGSPHLIGCSGDALADSVLAVIDADTAVIEFSVWGRWDRALSAQARTVLDKCLAEHPTGLIVDLHDLGDPQAVSAPLWLTACAQAAAMQPPVSIALCARANTPLARRLSRLGARDWLVLYATIAQARSALAGRRAPHDRMHLALPPDPAGAISARLLINDACDGWDLPHLCQRGRLVVSELVVNAAEHAGTDIEVIVSTRGSGTALHLAVYDGDLMLPRLRDPVPGPLGPSLTGRGLGLRIVGAAASAWGALPARNGKLVWAIIRDRPEVPI, encoded by the coding sequence ATGGCCGCGGGCTCACCGCATCTGATCGGTTGCTCCGGCGACGCACTGGCCGACTCGGTCCTGGCCGTCATCGACGCCGACACAGCGGTGATCGAGTTCTCCGTCTGGGGCCGGTGGGACCGGGCGTTGTCCGCGCAAGCGCGTACCGTGCTGGACAAATGCCTGGCCGAGCACCCCACCGGCCTGATCGTCGACCTGCACGACCTCGGCGATCCGCAGGCGGTCAGCGCGCCGCTGTGGCTGACCGCCTGCGCGCAGGCGGCCGCCATGCAGCCGCCGGTGTCGATCGCGCTCTGCGCCCGGGCGAACACACCGCTGGCCCGGCGCCTGAGCCGGCTCGGCGCCCGTGACTGGCTGGTCCTGTACGCGACGATCGCCCAGGCCCGCTCCGCCCTGGCCGGCCGCCGGGCCCCGCACGACCGGATGCACCTGGCGCTCCCGCCGGACCCGGCCGGCGCGATCTCGGCCCGCTTGCTGATCAACGACGCCTGCGACGGCTGGGACCTGCCGCACCTGTGCCAGCGGGGCCGGCTCGTCGTTTCCGAACTGGTGGTCAACGCCGCCGAGCACGCCGGCACCGACATCGAGGTGATCGTGTCGACGCGCGGCTCGGGCACCGCCCTGCACCTGGCCGTCTACGACGGTGACCTGATGCTGCCCCGGCTGCGCGACCCGGTCCCCGGCCCGCTCGGCCCGTCCCTCACCGGCCGCGGCCTGGGCCTGCGCATCGTCGGCGCGGCGGCGTCGGCGTGGGGTGCGCTCCCGGCCCGCAACGGCAAACTGGTGTGGGCGATCATCCGAGACCGGCCGGAGGTACCGATATGA
- a CDS encoding alpha/beta fold hydrolase — MSYIKTPDGTDIFYKDWGTGRPVVLSHGWPLNSDSWESQQLFLASHGYRVIAHDRRGHGRSTQTWHGNEMDTYAADLAFLIDSLDLRDATLIGFSTGGGEISRYIGNYGTARVAQAVLVSAVPPLMLQTDDNPGGLPLSVFDGIREGSLKDRSQLYRDFADGPFFGNNRPGANVSQGMRDAFWLQGMAAGHRNTYECIAAFSATDFRDDLAKFDIPTLVVHGDDDQVVPFEVGGKASAALVKGAELIVYPGAPHGITDTHKDQLNSDLLAFLNSYAA, encoded by the coding sequence ATGAGTTACATCAAGACCCCTGACGGCACCGACATCTTCTACAAGGACTGGGGCACCGGCCGACCGGTCGTGCTCAGCCACGGGTGGCCGCTCAACTCCGACAGCTGGGAGTCGCAGCAGCTGTTCCTGGCCTCCCACGGCTACCGGGTCATCGCGCACGACCGGCGCGGGCACGGCCGGTCCACCCAAACCTGGCACGGCAACGAGATGGACACGTACGCCGCCGACCTGGCCTTCCTGATCGACAGCCTGGACCTGCGGGACGCCACGCTGATCGGGTTCTCCACCGGTGGCGGCGAGATCAGCCGCTACATCGGCAACTACGGCACCGCGCGCGTCGCTCAGGCCGTGCTGGTCTCCGCCGTACCGCCGCTGATGCTGCAGACCGACGACAACCCGGGCGGCCTGCCGCTGTCCGTGTTCGACGGCATCCGTGAGGGCTCGCTGAAGGACCGCTCCCAGCTGTACCGGGACTTCGCCGACGGCCCGTTCTTCGGCAACAACCGGCCCGGCGCGAACGTCTCGCAGGGCATGCGGGACGCGTTCTGGCTGCAGGGCATGGCCGCCGGGCACCGCAACACGTACGAATGCATCGCCGCCTTCTCGGCCACCGACTTCCGCGACGACCTCGCGAAGTTCGACATCCCGACCCTGGTCGTGCACGGCGACGATGACCAGGTCGTGCCGTTCGAGGTCGGCGGCAAGGCGTCCGCCGCGCTGGTCAAGGGCGCCGAGCTGATCGTCTACCCGGGTGCGCCGCACGGCATCACCGACACCCACAAGGATCAGCTCAACAGCGACCTGCTGGCGTTCCTGAACAGCTACGCCGCGTGA
- a CDS encoding VOC family protein — MHRSRVFGLFIDTPVAEADAAAKFWSAALGAPAEAVPGEEEFVKLHDAVPGFSVDVQAIDGAARFHLDIETDDVQAELARLVSLGAVVEVEHDGFTTLRAPGGHLVCVVPVQSDQALFDADHRTWP, encoded by the coding sequence ATGCATCGCAGCCGCGTTTTCGGACTGTTCATCGACACGCCGGTCGCTGAGGCGGACGCCGCCGCGAAGTTCTGGTCGGCGGCGCTCGGTGCGCCTGCTGAGGCGGTTCCGGGCGAGGAGGAGTTCGTCAAGCTACACGACGCCGTGCCCGGTTTCAGCGTGGACGTGCAGGCGATCGACGGCGCCGCCCGCTTCCACCTGGACATCGAGACCGACGACGTGCAGGCCGAACTGGCCCGCCTGGTCAGCCTGGGCGCGGTGGTGGAGGTGGAGCACGACGGCTTCACGACGTTGCGCGCCCCCGGCGGCCACCTGGTCTGCGTGGTGCCGGTGCAGAGCGACCAGGCCCTCTTCGACGCCGATCACCGCACCTGGCCCTGA
- a CDS encoding ATP-binding protein, which produces MITGFGSRVRALRQAAGLTLEQLAEASGVSDRAISDMERGHSRAPETRTLTALAAALGLDPEQAADLERLAAEHRARGSAGRPRLCDLPRPVNDFVGRSDEIDVAMRHAAGGTGPAPVIVVHGQAGLGKTAFAVHLAGRLPDRFPDGRFYLDLRGTDAEPLDTGEALVRLLRALEVSPRRIAESNEERSSQLRAVLRDRRCLLVLDNAGSEAQLRPLLPADGPGVTIVTSRRVLGGLEGVLRIGLEPLSADESATLLRSIAVQAADPVAAGEVGAVSRLCGHLPLALRIAGTRLATRPAWTVAHLLTRLADADRRLAALTVGDTGVAAAFALSHAQLAEPARALFRRLAHVPGVSFSAEIAAVLAEIDPADAGAGLDDLVELGLLEPEGADRYRFHDLIRLFAAERLRIEEPAGTRTVTARRLSVWLLETAIVAGRWFEPGYGAPQGWTGLVPLATADEAEAWLRAETDNWLGALRSATDDQLVVDVAEAMHWFSDKLVFWSGWYEVYGLSRAAAARLPDRGQEVTHLNYLAWAATHGARRPEEGAEIAMSAYRLAVEIGDRKEQAWALTYAGTSWRFAERYEQALDAYLRAQSLSDEIGDHNHYVQHFQGIGLLLASMGRREEALAMYRRTLVELDRRPVDRSPAMSARTGAHTFAAEVLADLGRWPEAYREAQLALPLAREFTDTSMLGQVHLTLGRARAALGDPAEARTDLEQALHLLEDGVFAKGVALARRELAALGSSA; this is translated from the coding sequence GTGATCACCGGATTCGGGTCCCGCGTCCGGGCGCTGCGGCAGGCCGCCGGGCTGACCCTGGAACAGCTCGCCGAGGCCTCGGGCGTCAGCGACCGGGCGATCAGCGACATGGAACGCGGGCACAGCCGGGCGCCTGAGACGCGTACGCTCACCGCCCTCGCCGCCGCCCTCGGCCTGGACCCGGAGCAGGCCGCCGACCTGGAGCGGCTGGCCGCCGAACACCGCGCCCGCGGCTCGGCCGGCCGTCCCCGCCTGTGCGACCTGCCCCGCCCGGTCAACGACTTCGTGGGCCGCTCGGACGAGATCGACGTGGCGATGCGCCACGCGGCGGGCGGGACCGGGCCGGCGCCGGTGATCGTCGTGCACGGCCAGGCCGGGCTGGGCAAGACCGCGTTCGCCGTACACCTGGCCGGCCGCCTGCCGGACCGGTTTCCCGACGGCCGGTTCTACCTGGATCTGCGCGGCACCGACGCCGAACCGCTGGACACCGGCGAGGCCCTGGTCCGCCTGCTGCGGGCCCTGGAGGTGAGCCCGCGCCGGATCGCCGAGTCGAACGAGGAACGCTCCAGCCAGCTACGAGCGGTGCTGCGCGACCGGCGCTGCCTGCTGGTGCTCGACAATGCGGGCAGCGAGGCCCAGCTGCGCCCGCTGCTGCCCGCGGACGGCCCCGGAGTCACGATCGTGACGAGCCGGCGCGTGCTGGGCGGCCTGGAGGGCGTGCTGCGCATCGGGCTGGAACCGCTGAGCGCGGACGAGTCGGCCACGCTGCTGCGATCGATCGCGGTGCAGGCAGCCGACCCGGTCGCGGCCGGCGAGGTCGGCGCGGTGTCCCGGCTCTGCGGGCACCTGCCGCTCGCCCTGCGGATCGCCGGGACCCGGCTGGCCACCCGCCCGGCCTGGACGGTCGCCCACCTGCTGACCCGGCTGGCCGACGCCGACCGCAGGCTCGCCGCCCTCACCGTCGGCGACACCGGGGTGGCCGCCGCCTTCGCGCTGTCCCACGCGCAACTCGCCGAACCGGCCCGCGCCCTGTTCCGGCGGCTGGCGCACGTGCCCGGCGTCTCGTTCTCCGCGGAGATCGCGGCGGTGCTCGCCGAGATCGACCCGGCGGACGCCGGCGCCGGCCTGGATGACCTGGTCGAGCTGGGACTGCTGGAGCCGGAGGGCGCCGACCGCTACCGGTTCCACGACCTGATCCGGCTGTTCGCCGCCGAACGCCTGCGGATCGAGGAGCCGGCCGGCACCCGTACCGTGACGGCCCGCCGGTTGAGCGTCTGGCTGCTGGAGACGGCGATCGTGGCCGGCCGGTGGTTCGAACCCGGATACGGCGCGCCGCAGGGCTGGACCGGGCTGGTGCCGCTGGCCACCGCGGACGAGGCGGAGGCCTGGCTGCGCGCCGAGACGGACAACTGGCTCGGCGCCCTGCGCTCCGCGACCGACGACCAGCTCGTCGTCGACGTCGCCGAAGCCATGCACTGGTTCTCCGACAAGCTGGTCTTCTGGTCCGGCTGGTACGAGGTGTACGGCCTGTCCCGGGCCGCCGCGGCCCGGCTGCCCGACCGCGGTCAGGAGGTCACCCACCTCAACTACCTCGCGTGGGCGGCCACGCACGGCGCTCGCCGGCCCGAGGAGGGCGCCGAGATCGCCATGAGCGCGTACCGGCTCGCCGTCGAGATCGGCGACCGCAAGGAACAGGCGTGGGCGCTCACCTACGCCGGGACGTCCTGGCGGTTCGCGGAACGCTACGAGCAGGCGCTCGACGCCTATCTGCGGGCGCAGAGCCTGTCCGACGAGATCGGCGACCACAACCACTACGTGCAGCACTTCCAGGGCATCGGGCTGCTGCTGGCGAGCATGGGACGCCGGGAGGAGGCGCTGGCGATGTACCGGCGGACACTGGTGGAGCTGGACCGGCGGCCGGTCGACCGGAGTCCCGCGATGTCGGCCCGTACCGGTGCGCACACCTTCGCCGCGGAGGTCCTGGCCGACCTGGGGCGCTGGCCGGAGGCGTACCGGGAGGCCCAGCTGGCGCTCCCGCTCGCCCGAGAGTTCACCGACACCAGCATGCTGGGCCAGGTGCACCTGACCCTGGGCCGTGCCCGGGCCGCCCTGGGCGACCCCGCCGAGGCCCGCACCGACCTGGAACAGGCACTTCACCTGCTCGAGGACGGAGTCTTCGCCAAGGGCGTCGCGCTGGCCCGCCGGGAGCTGGCCGCACTCGGCAGTTCTGCGTAA
- a CDS encoding HAD family hydrolase: MVQRVPDAIEPTEHPPHPVRPVEAVLFDFHGTLAQVEDPLTWVVAAAAACGAELDRGKATILADRLLTAGRAGGPLPHRVPPHLAEHWADRDLYAHSHRAAYTGLAQTVHTDVEGLADALYDRLLTPDGWLPYPDTEPTLRKLHDAGIKVAVVSNIGFDIRPLFASWGLNELVDAYALSFEIGRTKPDPAIFLRACGMLAVDPARTLMVGDTPADAGAVRAGCAALVLPAAEPGRNNGLGATLALAGCAA, from the coding sequence ATGGTGCAACGCGTGCCGGATGCGATCGAACCGACGGAACACCCTCCCCATCCCGTGCGTCCGGTCGAGGCGGTGCTGTTCGACTTCCACGGCACGCTCGCGCAGGTGGAGGACCCGCTGACCTGGGTGGTCGCCGCAGCAGCGGCCTGCGGCGCGGAACTCGACCGGGGCAAGGCGACGATCCTCGCGGACCGGCTGCTGACCGCCGGGCGGGCCGGTGGCCCGCTGCCGCACCGGGTGCCGCCGCATCTGGCCGAGCACTGGGCGGACCGTGATCTGTACGCCCACAGCCACCGGGCCGCCTACACCGGCCTGGCCCAGACCGTGCACACCGACGTCGAGGGCCTGGCCGACGCCCTGTACGACCGGCTGCTCACCCCGGACGGCTGGCTCCCCTACCCCGACACCGAGCCCACCCTGCGCAAACTCCACGACGCGGGGATCAAGGTGGCGGTGGTCAGCAACATCGGCTTCGACATCCGGCCGCTCTTCGCCTCATGGGGGCTGAACGAGCTCGTCGACGCGTACGCGCTCAGTTTCGAGATCGGCCGCACCAAGCCGGACCCGGCCATCTTCCTGCGGGCCTGCGGCATGCTGGCCGTCGACCCGGCGCGCACCCTGATGGTCGGTGACACCCCGGCCGATGCCGGCGCGGTCCGCGCCGGCTGCGCCGCCCTGGTCCTGCCGGCCGCCGAGCCGGGCCGCAACAACGGCCTCGGCGCCACGCTGGCCCTGGCCGGCTGTGCCGCGTAA
- a CDS encoding MFS transporter, with protein sequence MRTLLGPRLGVGFNRLWTASAVSNLGDGVTMVAGPLLLVSVTSSPALIAGGAIAGQLPWLLFGLISGAYVDRLDRRRLIIVVNLIRAVVLTVLTAAIATGHATVPLIYAVIFVLGCAETAADTAAGALLPAVVAPQHLDRANARLGATFTVINQFAAKPFGAWLYGIAAAVPFGLDALTFVIAAALVATLPLSRPAVTSETPAPRRSLRAEISEGLQWLWRHPVLRATAVAMGLSNIVFCAAFAIFVLYARDRLGLSAVGYGFLLTAFAAGGLIGSLVAVPLTRRFGATAILRADLIVESAVHATLAWTTSPWIAAGALVLFSTHGMMWGITVATLRQRVVPPHLLGRVGSVYALLESGGAAAIGSLIGGLLAGVWGLTTPFWLASAAMAAIAVGAWRPLRHATTLTNHSRYA encoded by the coding sequence TTGCGTACCCTTCTCGGCCCGCGCCTCGGCGTGGGCTTCAACCGTCTGTGGACCGCGTCGGCGGTCTCCAACCTGGGCGACGGGGTCACCATGGTGGCCGGCCCGCTGCTGCTCGTCTCGGTCACCAGCAGCCCCGCCCTGATCGCCGGCGGCGCCATCGCCGGCCAACTCCCCTGGCTGCTGTTCGGCCTGATCAGCGGCGCCTACGTGGACCGCCTGGACCGCCGCCGCCTGATCATCGTGGTCAACCTGATCCGCGCGGTCGTGCTGACCGTCCTCACCGCCGCGATCGCCACCGGGCACGCCACGGTCCCACTGATCTACGCGGTGATCTTCGTCCTGGGCTGCGCCGAGACGGCCGCCGACACCGCCGCCGGCGCCCTGCTCCCGGCGGTGGTGGCCCCACAACACCTGGACCGGGCGAACGCCCGCCTCGGCGCCACCTTCACCGTGATCAACCAGTTCGCGGCGAAGCCGTTCGGCGCCTGGCTCTACGGCATAGCCGCAGCCGTACCGTTCGGCCTGGACGCGCTGACCTTCGTGATAGCCGCGGCCTTGGTGGCAACCCTGCCTTTGTCTAGGCCGGCAGTCACATCTGAAACGCCGGCACCCCGGCGCAGCCTGCGCGCCGAGATCAGCGAGGGCCTGCAATGGCTGTGGAGGCATCCCGTGTTGCGCGCCACGGCCGTAGCGATGGGCCTCAGCAACATCGTCTTCTGCGCCGCCTTCGCGATCTTCGTCCTCTATGCGCGCGACCGGCTCGGCCTCTCCGCCGTCGGCTACGGCTTCCTGCTGACCGCTTTCGCGGCGGGCGGCCTGATCGGCTCCCTGGTCGCCGTCCCGCTCACCAGACGGTTCGGCGCCACCGCGATCCTCCGCGCCGACCTGATCGTCGAATCCGCGGTCCACGCCACCCTGGCCTGGACCACCTCCCCATGGATCGCGGCCGGCGCACTGGTCCTGTTCAGCACCCACGGCATGATGTGGGGCATCACCGTGGCCACCCTGCGGCAACGCGTCGTCCCACCCCACCTGCTGGGCCGGGTGGGCAGTGTCTACGCCCTACTGGAATCCGGCGGCGCCGCGGCCATCGGTTCGCTGATCGGCGGTCTGCTGGCCGGCGTCTGGGGCTTGACCACACCTTTCTGGCTGGCCTCCGCCGCCATGGCGGCGATCGCCGTCGGAGCTTGGCGCCCGCTCCGGCACGCCACAACCCTGACAAACCACTCACGGTACGCGTAA
- a CDS encoding STAS domain-containing protein, which translates to MSGARPLGTRIAGSRDGDRLLITLQGSLDAMSVSALQSQLYDLAQVHDLIGLGIPVRQIHIDLAGVDFCDAAGLRMLVAARRVAEARQATCHLHGPQPHLRWLLRATRAADLFHLDS; encoded by the coding sequence ATGAGCGGCGCCCGCCCCCTCGGCACCCGGATAGCCGGCTCCCGCGACGGCGACCGGCTGCTGATCACGCTGCAGGGCAGCCTCGACGCCATGTCGGTCAGCGCGCTGCAGAGCCAGCTCTACGACCTGGCCCAGGTGCACGATTTGATCGGGCTCGGCATACCGGTCCGGCAGATCCACATCGATTTGGCCGGCGTGGACTTCTGCGACGCGGCCGGCCTGCGCATGCTGGTCGCGGCCCGGCGGGTGGCCGAGGCCCGGCAGGCCACCTGCCACCTGCACGGCCCGCAGCCGCATCTGCGCTGGTTGCTGCGCGCGACCCGGGCCGCCGACCTGTTCCACCTCGACAGCTGA
- a CDS encoding inositol monophosphatase family protein produces the protein MNADPSPATQAASAEEATPPRNEADPSDPAQARDLELARDAALAGAAEAMRHFAALADLPREVKADGSVVTRADRAVEATIREVLTAARPADAILGEEEGQTAGTGERRWIIDPIDGTALFVAGDTRWLVLVALEEQGEITVGVAVVPALGRLWWASRGAGAYEARFQDGNIYDETRIHVAADARRELAGSRLGVVPDWAREVAEPLIAAADEQPWPLHPPLMIARGDLDVAVQTCGHVWDFAATSLIIGEAGGHYRGLDGRTRPGAGPSLFAANAELRDAALDLFRTAPASR, from the coding sequence ATGAACGCTGATCCGTCGCCGGCCACTCAAGCAGCGTCCGCGGAAGAAGCGACGCCGCCTAGGAACGAGGCAGACCCCAGCGACCCAGCGCAGGCCCGGGACTTGGAGTTGGCCCGGGATGCGGCGCTCGCTGGTGCGGCGGAGGCGATGCGGCACTTCGCTGCCCTCGCGGACCTGCCCCGCGAGGTCAAGGCGGACGGCTCGGTCGTGACGCGGGCGGACCGTGCGGTCGAGGCGACCATCCGGGAAGTGCTGACGGCGGCCCGGCCGGCGGACGCCATCCTCGGTGAAGAGGAAGGCCAGACCGCGGGGACGGGCGAGCGGCGCTGGATCATCGATCCGATCGACGGGACGGCGCTGTTCGTGGCGGGCGACACGCGCTGGCTGGTGCTGGTGGCTCTGGAGGAACAGGGCGAGATCACGGTGGGCGTCGCGGTGGTGCCGGCGCTCGGTCGTCTGTGGTGGGCGTCGCGGGGCGCCGGGGCCTACGAGGCGCGCTTCCAGGACGGGAACATCTACGACGAGACCCGGATCCACGTGGCGGCCGATGCCCGGCGGGAGCTGGCAGGCAGTCGCCTCGGCGTGGTACCGGACTGGGCCCGCGAAGTCGCCGAACCACTGATCGCCGCCGCCGACGAACAGCCCTGGCCGCTGCACCCACCGTTGATGATCGCCCGCGGTGACCTGGACGTGGCCGTGCAGACCTGTGGCCATGTCTGGGACTTCGCCGCCACGTCGCTGATCATCGGCGAGGCCGGCGGCCACTACCGCGGTCTCGACGGCCGCACCCGGCCCGGCGCCGGTCCTTCGCTCTTCGCCGCCAACGCCGAACTCCGCGACGCCGCGCTCGACCTTTTCCGCACCGCGCCCGCCAGCAGGTAA